In Triticum urartu cultivar G1812 chromosome 6, Tu2.1, whole genome shotgun sequence, the following proteins share a genomic window:
- the LOC125514717 gene encoding non-specific lipid transfer protein-like 1 isoform X2, with protein MALTGGATTAACILVLLALAGAAGATFSGSAPPPVDCSALLAGLADCLDFVSPGSKSSQPSKTCCGEVKTSVGSPAVVDCVCAAMFSKLTQLPINRTRVYALPDACGTPASVLNRCHAAAPAEAPAPSASSGGATASPPKANAAARSPGGAATIILATVATLLLAFYYL; from the exons ATGGCTCTCACCGGCGGCGCCACCACCGCAGCGTGCATCCTCGTCCTCCTCGCACTCGCCGGCGCCGCGGGGGCAACCTTCTCGGGCTCGGCGCCGCCGCCGGTGGACTGCTCGGCATTGTTGGCTGGCCTCGCAGACTGCCTCGACTTTGTATCGCCCGGCAGCAAGTCGAGCCAGCCTTCCAAGACCTGCTGCGGGGAGGTGAAGACCTCCGTCGGCAGCCCCGCCGTCGTCGACTGCGTCTGCGCCGCCATGTTCTCGAAGCTGACGCAGTTACCGATCAACAGGACACGGGTGTACGCTCTCCCCGACGCCTGCGGCACACCCGCCTCCGTCTTGAACAGGTGCCATG CTGCGGCGCCTGCTGAAG CACCGGCGCCTTCAGCATCTAGTGGCGGCGCAACCGCTTCACCACCGAAGGCGAATGCGGCGGCGAGGTCTCCCGGCGGCGCCGCAACCATTATCCTAGCAACCGTGGCGACTTTGCTGCTCGCCTTCTATTACCTCTGA
- the LOC125514717 gene encoding non-specific lipid transfer protein-like 1 isoform X1, with protein sequence MALAGGAATAACILVLLALADAAGAANPSPAPAPAPDCTEALIGLADCLDYVMPGSKSARPPKACCTEVKTAVGTPATVKCLCAALDAKTTPIPINMTRVLALPTACGQSASVLSKCHAAAPAEAPAPSASSGGATASPPKANAAARSPGGAATIILATVATLLLAFYYL encoded by the exons ATGGCTCTCGCCGGCGGCGCCGCCACCGCAGCGTGCATCCTCGTCCTCCTCGCGCTCGCCGACGCCGCGGGGGCGGCTAACCCGTCGCCGGCGCCCGCGCCGGCGCCGGACTGCACGGAGGCGTTGATTGGCCTCGCGGACTGCCTCGACTATGTGATGCCCGGCAGCAAGTCGGCTCGGCCTCCCAAGGCCTGCTGCACGGAGGTGAAGACCGCCGTCGGCACCCCCGCCACCGTGAAGTGCCTCTGCGCTGCCCTGGACGCCAAGACAACTCCGATACCGATCAACATGACACGGGTGCTCGCCCTCCCCACCGCCTGCGGCCAGTCCGCCTCCGTCTTGAGCAAGTGCCACG CTGCGGCGCCTGCTGAAG CACCGGCGCCTTCAGCATCTAGTGGCGGCGCAACCGCTTCACCACCGAAGGCGAATGCGGCGGCGAGGTCTCCCGGCGGCGCCGCAACCATTATCCTAGCAACCGTGGCGACTTTGCTGCTCGCCTTCTATTACCTCTGA